A stretch of DNA from Brevibacillus ruminantium:
ACGTTTCCCTGCGGTGCGACTGTGGAGCCCGGAGCTGAGCAGGGAAACATGCTTCTTCTCACAACGGCCCCTTTTCCAAAGACTTTCCGTTTGAATAACGGAGATAAATGGGGTTTCTCATTCATGAAAAAGAGAAGCAGCGGCCCCGGACCACTACTTCACCTCTCAGTTCACATTCTTTTTTTCCCTCCGGTTCACTTCCACCTGAAACACGTCCGGCCGGGCGTAATGACCATTTACGTCAAAATCGAGGCGACTTTTTACGATTTCCGTCAGATCCAGATCGGCGACGAGAATCTCCTCGCGCCTGTAAACCATCTGGATTCTTCTATTCTATCAAATTTCGTTGACTTTTTTGCTGCAAGATTTCCATGAATTCATCCCGATCTTTCGGTGAGATCAGCACCATCTCGCCTACGCCGTAGGAAATCTCCAAGCGCTTCAACGATAATGCCGGGCTGGAAAGCAAACTGGAGGTTTTTCGAACCGCTTTAATGCTGGCAAGGGGAACGATTTTTTTGAAAGGGCCATAGTGGATAATCAATTCTCGCTCGGCAAGAAGATAGCGAGTAGAGAAAAACATCCACAGAAAGAAGAGGGAGAGCGCCACTAACAGGATAGCGGGTACGATTCTTTCCCCGATACTCCGACCTCCCCCCAGGAACATCAACCAAAGCCCGAGTCCACACATCGGCAGCATTGTTCCTACTACGACAGCCGCCAGCCACGCATCGATTTTTGAACGATAGATCACGTTTTTCTCCACTCCCTTTATGGTCTTCTCTCTACCGAGTGCAACCGAAAGATCGGCACACATCCTACTTTATATAATAACATACACATCTTACATATATTGACTGCAAACTATTTGAAAGTGTAATCCTGAAGAATCAAATGAAAAAAGCCGGTGTTTTTCACCGGCTTGAAGGGGAAGCTTCTTCAGGGATAGATCAACGCCCCGCTTTTGGCATCAATGGAAAGCGGTTTTTCATTTTGCTGCGGATACGGATAGACCAGCTGCATGCCTGTGTCCGACTGCTCCTCTTGCTTCCCTGTGCGGTAGACAGGCTCCAGCTGAACGTGCGCGGCAAAAGCCTTTTTCGCTTCATCCAGTGACAGGATACCCTCGGCCTTTGGCAACTGAGGCATGCTTTTTCCAAAGGGACCTGCCAATCCTGTAACGATCCCCCGGTTTGTGTCTACCGTTACATCGTACACGTGATTCACTACCGGAATCCCCTGATGCAAGCGATAAAACCGGAAAAGCGTCTGCTGCTGATCCTGCGAAACTGTGACGGACGCCAACTGTTCGATCCCAGCAGGCAAATACCGGGAGAGGTGACTGACAGCGATGCGCTTCGCCTCTTCTTCCCCCATTACATGCCCTTTCGAGACTGATGCGGCAGACAGTTTGCGCGTAAACGAAAGGAGATTCCCCTCTCCATCCAGCAAAATTCTCGCCGTATGCCCTCCGTCCCACTCCCAGACGTATTCCTTGTTGGCGCCGTTGATGAGGATAAACGGTTTGAGTCCGGCTTGCATTTCCAGGCCAAACTCCTCTCGCAGGAGGAGTGCAGCCCCCTGTGCATCTCCTGCATACAGCCTCTTTCCCTTTGGCTCGACAGCGTGGGTTTCTACCGCAGGATTGGCGTTCAAAGCTCCCGTGCGAGCATCTACCGCGTCCACCTGCAAGGGCTGATATCGCAAGGCATTTTTCTCTCCGGCCACATAAACCAGACGCAGCGAATCTGCCAGCTTTTGGGCCGCGTCAGCCGGATTGATCAACGCCTGCTTCGAGGAGGTGAGAGGGGGAGTTTGCGGTTCGCTTGCCCCGAGCGGGTGTAGCTCCAGCCCAACAGGCTGATTTGCTTTGTCTACCGTGACAATCAGGCTGCTCTCGTCCAGAGAAATCCCATGCAGGATTTGGCTGAAGGCGACAATTCCCTCCCCCAGCCGTGAGCGAGCCGGGTTAAAACGGTATTCTTTGCTGTCTTCCCCCAGCTTTTCCCGCAAGTATTGCTCTGCTTGCTCGACCATCACATTTTGGTTTCCCTGCTTTGTTCCCTCTGCGGCTGCTACGACCCCGGCAGGATTGGGGTGCTCCTTCCCAATTCCTTTTCCTGATTTCGGAAAAAGCGGATTTTCGCCCGGGGCTATGCCTTCTTTCGGAAGCTGGCCTTCTCCCGGCTGACCGGAACCGGATGACACCTCTTGAACAGGGATGGTGCTGAGCCCCTCAGGTTGCGGAATCGTCGCGGCAATGTGTGGACGCTCGGCCGTCGTGACTGTGTCCTCCCCTGTCTGTATCTGCAAAGTTCCGCCCTGTATCCACACGCTCAGCAATATGGCTGACGCTGTGCAAACAGAATAGGCCGTCACTTTTCTGACCCGCTCGATTCTCGCCACTTTCCTCGCTTGTCTGGCGAGCTGTTCTTCTCCCACTCGGACCCATTCTGTCCGCGGGACCGGCACCGTTGTCCGATAGCGCCGGAGGTACTGCTCAATTTTCTCTTCATCTGGCAAACTCACCAAACACCCCTCCTTTCTCATCGCCTAGGGATTTTTGCAGCATTTTCAAAGCCCTGTGGTAGTCGACCCTGACCTTGGCTTCTGTGATGTTCAGCAGCTCTGCGGTCTCTTTGATGGAATGCTCCCTCACTCCGCGCAGGATCACCACCATGCGATAGTGGGGCTTTAGCTTTTGCAGGGCTTCATTTACCATCCGCATCTCTTCTTTGCTCTCCAGCGACTGTTCGGGCAACCCCTCGCATGACTTCATGTCCTCCAGTTCATTTTTGGAGAACAGGCTGAACAACTTCTGTTTCCGGTACTGATCAATCGCTGCATAGCGGGCAATCGAAAACAGCCATGTTCTCATGGACACACGCCCGTCATAGCGGGGCAATGCTTTCAGGAGACGTGTAAATACCTCCTGCGTCATATCTTCAGCGTCCTCCCGCCGGCCAGTGAAATAATAGAGAAACGAATAAACGTCCTCGTAATACGTCTGGTAAATGTCCCGGATTCGCTGTTCGAGATCCTCTGTCACCACTCCCCCTCCTTATCGTTTTGGTATAGCGGCAGAGGTGACTTCCTTTTGCCCTGCATGCCAACCATCGCCGCAATTACTCTTTCCAATCCAAAATTTTTCCTGTGACCGCATCAATTCTCTGCCCGCGAATCGTATCGATCCCCTTGTACACCAGCTTTGCTTCTTTGTCCGTTGCATTCTTTAGCTCATAGACGAGCGTCAGCGGGAACTGCTCCACATAGCTGGCTGCGGCTTGCTCCGGCTTGATTGCCTGATTGGCCTGCGGGAAGCTTTTCGGTTCCGGGTTGCTGAGCGATACTTTGATAATCTTTCCAGACTCAGCATTCACGACGATGACGTTGCGCCACTCTCGCACCGGAATTCCCTCACGCACGAGAGCAAACTCAGCCTGATAGCTGTTGCCGTTCTTCTCATAACGCGGAGTTTCCAGCAGTATGATCTCCTTTTCGTTCTGCGGGAGATAGGTTTCCAGCTCCTTGATCGCAAGCGCAGGTACTTGCTCCGGGGTTATCTTTCTTTCCGAACTCTTCCCTTCTTGCATTCTCGGGTACTCCTCGAAGTTAAGCAAGCGGTTGTCCGTCGTATTCACCCCGATGATCGCGATCAGGTCCTCGTCTTTCCACCATTCATAGTTTTTTCGGTTCGCCTTTGCCAGCGATTCCTCTTTCAAGCTCGCCCCCTCAGTCTTGATCCCCTGTTTTGCAAGGAACGACGCGGCTTCAGCGGCATTTCGGATCAGCGGGGTCTGTCCCTTGGGCTGCACCTTGATGATTTGGCGGTATTCGCCTCCTGCTGCATCTTGACCTGTCAGAGCATCCAGCTCGCCGGAAAAGGCAAACGCGTAGCGCAAAAGCGGCCCATCCTCCTTCAGCTCATACTGCAGTTGCAGGTAACGGGAAAGCTCTTTTGCCACCTGTTCCTTTGACAGAGCATCCTCCGGTTTTGGAAATACATAGTTGTCCTGCGGGCGCCCCTTGGAAAGGCCGCCTGTTTTGCCGATCACTTCCCCGCTGTTGTCTACTAGAATCGAGGTGCTGTCATTTTGAAAAGGGATGCCGTTGACCACCCGGGAGAAAACGATGGTGTCAGCGGAAGTGGTCATGCTTGGGTTGAATTGATAGCCTCCCATATCGTTTCCGTACCACGTCTTCATAAAAGCGGCAGCCTTCTCTTTTGCCTGGTTCAGCGGATAAGTGGAGAAGGGCGTCGTTCCTCCATTGTTGCGGCGAAAACCGGTCCATTCCCCTGTGCTGCCGTCTACGAACAGGCTGATGCGGGGATATTCCACGTCTTTTGCTTGCTGCAGTTGGATCACAAAACGTCCATCCTCTCCAGGCTCAATGCTCTGGTGCGGGAATTGGGAGAGGTAAGGAAGCATTTTTCGGGCCTCCTCCACCACCTTCTCGGTATGCTTCGTCAGCGCTGCCACCTTGATCGGCTGACTGGCTGCCGGCTGGGCTTGCTTTGCCATCGCCTGCAGCGGGGCGGCGACTGTCATGCCGGCCAGCACGGCCAGAATGGTATATGTTTTTGCTGCGCTTTTGTAACGTTTCATGTTTGAGTCCTCCTCTTTTTCCTTCATTTTTGCTTCTGAACCAATATTCGGATGAAGGAGGGGTTTTGTTACAATCCAGACAAAAAAAAGATCCGGCTTTCCTGAGAAAACCGGATTTCATCCTCAAAAGGCAAGGGCATAACCGCCAGCAAGCAGGTATAAATAGCTTTCGGACACCTTTTTTCCGACGATCTGCTCAACTGCTTGCCTGTAGAGCCGCATTTGCTCTCCATAGCGATTTGTCATTTCTGTGGTTACCCACTCGGTTTGCTCGGCGGCCACCCTGTCCGTTTTGAAATCAAGCAGTGTCAACCGATCTCCCTCTTCCTCCAGCAGGCAATCGATCACCCCTTGGACGATGATTTGCGCGCCGTCCGCGTGTTCCAGCTCCGGCTCCACCGCCGAAGCAGGGAGAGCCAGGGTAAAGGGCAATTCCCGATGGACGACACCCGCCCGTTTCATCCGCTCGCCCAGCGGCGATGCGAAAAAGTGAACGATTTGCCCGATCTCGACAGCCTGCGCCTGCTCCTCGGTGAGAAAACGGCAGGCCAGAAGCGAAGACAATTGCTCGCGGATATCCTGTTCGTCCAGCGGGCGCTTGAGGTCAAGGCTTTGCATGATCAGGTGGGTCACCGTGCCTCGCTCGGCAGCCGAGAGGGTTTGCGGCCCTTCCTCCAGCAAAAAGCGCGGCTTCTCCACGATGGTCGGCAGATGCAAAGGATACCCTCTGGACACAGCCTGCTCTCTTCGTTTAAGCTCACTGACCGTCCATTTGGTCATAATCTGTGAAGCGGCCTGATGCGGATAGCTCCAGCTTAGACGGCTTTCGATCAGCCCGGCGATCTGCTCATCAAAGGGCCGCTCGGGAACCGGCTCGCGGCGCGTGATCCGCTCCCAGGCAGACTGCTCGCCTGCCAGCTCCTCCGCTTCTTTGGCCAGCTCGTCCGCCCGGTGAAAGGCAAACGACCAGAGAGAATCATCCAAAACGGTCCTCACGCTTACTTCATCGCCGCTTCCCCGCTCTCGCGGATAAGCGCGGAGCGGACCGGCAAGCGGATGGCGGAGCAGCGCTCTTCCGACCCAATCGAGATAGCCTTTGGCCTGGATCAGGTCTTCGTCCAGCAGCCTTTCTCCGTCTCCCTGCCTGCCCCACGAGATGATGCTTTTACTTACATCCTTGGCCGTCCCGACCAGCACCAGCTTTTCTCTGGCCCGGGTCAGCGCGACGTACAACACCCGCATCTCCTCGGCGAGCATCTCCCGCCGGAGCTGCTGGCGAATGCCCATGGCAGCCAGGCTGGGGTAGCGGACCTGCAAGCTCGGCTCTACCGCCATCGGTCCAAAGCCAAGGTCCTTATGCAGCAGAAACTGGCTCTTCAAATCCATCGTATTGAACTGCTTTCCCATCCCCGCGACAAAGACGACGGGGAATTCCAGCCCTTTGCTCTTGTGAATCGTCATGATCCGCACGACATCTTCGTTCTCACCAATCGTGCGGGCTTCTCCCAAATCATTGCCCGCTTCGCGCAGTCTGTCCACAAAACGCAGAAAACGAAACAGCCCTCTGTACGAACCCGCTTCATACTGTCGCGCCCGGTCGTAGAGGATGCGGAGATTGGCCTGCCGCTGCTGGCCGCCCGAAAGAGCAGCCACGTAGTCGAGATAGCCTGTTTCGCGGTAAAGAGCAGCAATCAGCTCGGCCAGCGAATCTCGTCTTGCCCTGGTACGCCACTCTTCCAGGCGAGAGAAGAAACGGCGCAGCCTTTTTTCCCAGTCTGCTTCCCCGGTTTGCTCGGCTGCGTACTGATGGACCGCCTGGAAAAAGGGAATGGCCGGGTAACAGATGCGAATTTGAGCAAGCTGTGGCTCCGTCAGATTGACGATCGGCGACCGAAGCACGGCAGCGAGCGGGATATCCTGGTAGGGATTGTCGATCACCCTGAGCAGGGAGAGCATCACCTCTACCTCTGTCGCACTGAAATAGCCGGCATTTTGCTCGGCATACACCGGAATTCCGGCTGCCCGCAGCTCCTCCATCATCACCTCGCCCCATGCCGAGGTGGCACGAAGCAGGATCACGATATCGCGATAGGCGAGCGGACGCAGGCCTCCCGCCTTTTTATCAAAGACCAGTAGCGGCGCTTCCCCTGCTCCCGGCTCCATCCAGCGGCGAATGCGTCCGGCGATCAATCGCGCTTCCATCTGCGCCGCGCTGGCTTCCTCCAGTGTATCTGCCTCTTCCGCCGGAATTCCTTCGTCTGGTGTAGTCTCTCCATTTGCGGGTGGGGCACTTGCGCTTGCGCCTGCGCCTGCGTTCTCGTCGGACTCTTCCGGCAGATAGCGGTCAATCAGATGCAGCTCCACCTGCAGCCTTCCCGGTTCCACCTCCGGGTAGGACGCCCGGCAAATCAATTCTGCCGACCGGTCGTAGTCGATTTCCCCCACACCCGGGGACATGATCTGCCGGAACAGGAAGTTGACGGCGTCCACCACCTCCCGCCGGCTGCGGAAGTTGGCCGCCAGATCAATCCGTCTTCCCGGCGCCGAAGCCCTCCGTCCATCATGACCGGCCTCCTGCTCAGCGCCTGTATCATAATGCAAATATTTATCCAAAAACAGATTGGGCTCCGCCAGCCGGAACCGGTAAATGCTCTGCTTCACGTCTCCGACCATAAAACGGTTGGCTGTCTCATGCGTGTCCGGTTCCCGCGATACCATCCGCAGGATCGTCTCCTGCACCAGGTTGATATCCTGATACTCGTCGACCAGCACTTCCACATACTGTTCCCGCAGCTGTAGCGCGATTGCCGACGGCCGCTTCTGGGCAGACTCGGCTGCCTCATCGCTGGCAAGCAATCTGAGGGCCAGATGCTCCAAATCGCCGAAATCGACCAGTGAGCGCGCCCGCTTTTGCTGGCTGAAGGCGGCGTCAAATTCGCTCACCAAACGGGCCAGTGTCTCCATCGCCGGGGCCAGATTGCGCAAATCCGCCAAATACTGGTCAGCAGGGGTGGAGAAATGTTGCTCGATCAAATCGCCCAGTGTTTTCTTGATTTCATTGCGCAGCGCCTGCACCTGTTCTTTGAGCGCCGGGTCAGTATCCTTGACCGCTGGCAAACGGGCAAAAGCAACGCTGCGCAGGGCTTGCTCCACGGCTTCCCACCCCTCGCGGCACGCCTCTGCAGCTCGGACAATTCCGGCTGTCTCCGCTTCCAGCAAGGGCTGATAAGCGGCCGGGCCCTCTGGAGAAGAGGCGAGCATGATGGCCCGTTTCCCTTTTCCTGCCAGTCCCTGCAGCTCCAGCTCCAGCGATTTCAAAATACTGCGCGTCCAGGTCAAATGATCGATGCTGGCGTCTGCTGCCGTTGCGAACATGTTTGCCGCTTCCTTCAACCACTGATGCGGGTCGGGATTGCTGCGGGCAAACTCGTAGAGACGCAGCAACAGATTGACCAGCACCTGATCATCCTGCCCGTCCAGCATCAGATCAGCTAATTGCTGAAAGCCGGGGTCCCGCTCGTACCACTCTTCCAGCAGTTCCTCCAAAATGTCCTGACGGAGCAGTTCCCCTTCCATCTGATCGGCGATGCGAAAATCAGGGTCCAGCTCTACGAGGTAGTAGTATTGTCGCAAAAGCCCCAGACAAAAGGAGTGGATTGTGGTAATCGAAGCGCGCTGCAGCAATGCCAGCTGTCTGCGCAAATGGGCGGAGTGCGGCTTGTCTTTGAGCGCCTTGCGCAGGGCATCACTGATCCGGTGACGCATTTCCGCCGCCGCTGCATTGGTGAACGTGACGACCAGGAGCTGATCGACTCCGACAGGATCGCTTTCATCCATAATTCGTCGGATAATCCGCTCGACCAGCACAGATGTTTTCCCCGAGCCTGCAGCCGCAGCCACCAGCAGATTACTGCCTCTGCCGGTGATGGCCTGCCATTGCTCGTCCGTCCATTGCTCAGGCTTGTTCTGCGCTTGTTGTGGTTGCTGTGCTTGCTCCGCCATCACTCATCCCTCCTCCCGTTTGGCAGCTCCCATTTTCAATTTTTCCCCAAACCTCTTTGCTGTTCCATTTCGGAAGCTGCCGCAGCGAATTGGCATCTCCCTCCGGATCGAATTGGCAGACAGCCTGATAAGCGCAGCGCTCGCATGCGGTCAACGTTCCGCTTACATAGGGCGAAATCTGGATGTCCCCATCTGTCATCCGGGTACTCAGTTCCTTTACCGTGTCGCGGACAAACCCTTGCAGTGCCTGAAACTGATCAGCCGTTGCCACGGAGGATCGGGACGACAGGCTGCCGTCCTTTTTCAGTTCAAACGGCAACAGCTCGGAAGCCCCTTGCTCCACTTGGGCGTCCATCATCCGCGCCAGTTCCGGGTCGGCCAGCATCAAGCCTTTCATCCGCAGCTTCTTGGCCCGCTCCTTGGCTGCTTCCTCACTGCTCAGCAGCCGTTTGGCCGTGACAAACGGATCGGCTACCTGGTAGTAAAAGACACCCGCCATTTCGGCCTTTTTGCCCAGCCATTCCTCTGCATGGGTCACCACCACGTCCAGGTAAACCAGCAGTTGCAGATTCAGACCGTTGAAGACATCCGAGAGGACAAGCTGTTTGGGACTTGATTTATAGTCGATCACCCGCAGATAAGGCACCTCGCCATCCAGTGATTGATCGACGCGGTCAATCCGGCCGATAAGCTGCACGTGAACTCCGTTGGTCAAACGCAGGTCCAGCCCCGGCAGTTCGCCTCCCGGACCAAAGGCAATTTCCAGCCCGACCGGAGCGAAGCGGCTACGTTTGGCGTGTTCGCCCAATACATAGATGGCCCTGCCAACGGCTCGTTTTAATTTCCCCGCCAGATAACGGTAGCGGGCGGTCCGGGTGAGAATGCTGCTGCGTGTCGCAGGGACTAGCTCGTCCACTACATCACGAGCGAGCTGCATGCTGTTTTCTTCTGTCAGCCGTCCCCACTCCAGGTTGTCCTCATTCATCTTTTCCACGGCCCGCTTCAGGGAGGCGTGAAACAGCTCGCCGACGTCAAAGCGCTCCAGCTTGTACAGCTGTCGTTCCTTCAGGCGCAGTCCATGCGAGGAAAAATGGGAAAACGGGCAGGTCTGGAACCGCTCCAGTCGGGAGACACTCATCTTCAGCTCTGTCCCGTAGAGCGCCTGGCTGGTATTCTTGTCCAGCAGCGACGGACGGTTGGTGTAGCGAAGGCCGGACAGCAGCCACGCTTCCCTGCCGCTGGATGGGGAATGACGGAGAAACCAGTCGTACACCTCCCACCAGAAAACGGGCAGATTCCCGCTCTGTTTCATCTCCCGCACCAGGGTGAGCAGATGGCGAAAGACGCGACGGGGCGTTCCCAGCAAAAAGAGATCCTCCTCGGCATTTCCGCTCGGCTCATTGTAGAAAAACCGGTACGAGGCATCCGGCAGCACCTCCCTCACACGGGTAAAGACGGAAGAAGGCAAAAGCGCTTTTCCTTCCTCATCGGCGAGGGCGCAGCTCAGATACAGCCGCTCTGATGGCCTGCTCATCGCCTGGTACAGCAGAAACGGCTCGGCCATCAGCCTCTGCTTGGCTGTCGGCGCCAGCTCCAGCCCCAGCTCGGCCAGCCTTTCCCGCTCGGCTTCATCCAGCACCCCGTCTTCTTTCGGCCGCAAAGGGATAACGCCCTCGTTTACCCCCAGCAGAAAGAGTGCTCGCACATCCGGCTGGCGAGAGCGTTCCATCGAGCCGACCAGCACCTGATCCAGCGCTGGCGGAACCAGTCCCAGCTCGATGCTTTCCAAACCGCTGTCCAATACACCGGCAAATGTAGTGAGATCCATCTGTTCTTCGCCCATCACTTCCACGATCTGATCAAAGAGCTTCATCAGCCCGTTCCAGACCTGGCCGTGCATCTGGGCATCCTCCAGCTCACCGGAGCCCTCCGCCTTCTGCTGCCATTTCTCCAGTTTGCCGGGCACGTCGAGATGGACGAGGAAGCGGTAAAGAGCCGTGGTCAATGACCGCACATCCTTGCTCTCGGCCTGACTCAGTTCCAGCTGGAGCTGTAGCAGCGGCGCTGAATAGATTTTCCGCATCACGTCTATCGCCTGATCCTCAGCCGCTTTCTGCTCCCCGCCAAAGCGCCAGGGCTTGTCGTCCATCCAAT
This window harbors:
- the addA gene encoding helicase-exonuclease AddAB subunit AddA, with the translated sequence MAEQAQQPQQAQNKPEQWTDEQWQAITGRGSNLLVAAAAGSGKTSVLVERIIRRIMDESDPVGVDQLLVVTFTNAAAAEMRHRISDALRKALKDKPHSAHLRRQLALLQRASITTIHSFCLGLLRQYYYLVELDPDFRIADQMEGELLRQDILEELLEEWYERDPGFQQLADLMLDGQDDQVLVNLLLRLYEFARSNPDPHQWLKEAANMFATAADASIDHLTWTRSILKSLELELQGLAGKGKRAIMLASSPEGPAAYQPLLEAETAGIVRAAEACREGWEAVEQALRSVAFARLPAVKDTDPALKEQVQALRNEIKKTLGDLIEQHFSTPADQYLADLRNLAPAMETLARLVSEFDAAFSQQKRARSLVDFGDLEHLALRLLASDEAAESAQKRPSAIALQLREQYVEVLVDEYQDINLVQETILRMVSREPDTHETANRFMVGDVKQSIYRFRLAEPNLFLDKYLHYDTGAEQEAGHDGRRASAPGRRIDLAANFRSRREVVDAVNFLFRQIMSPGVGEIDYDRSAELICRASYPEVEPGRLQVELHLIDRYLPEESDENAGAGASASAPPANGETTPDEGIPAEEADTLEEASAAQMEARLIAGRIRRWMEPGAGEAPLLVFDKKAGGLRPLAYRDIVILLRATSAWGEVMMEELRAAGIPVYAEQNAGYFSATEVEVMLSLLRVIDNPYQDIPLAAVLRSPIVNLTEPQLAQIRICYPAIPFFQAVHQYAAEQTGEADWEKRLRRFFSRLEEWRTRARRDSLAELIAALYRETGYLDYVAALSGGQQRQANLRILYDRARQYEAGSYRGLFRFLRFVDRLREAGNDLGEARTIGENEDVVRIMTIHKSKGLEFPVVFVAGMGKQFNTMDLKSQFLLHKDLGFGPMAVEPSLQVRYPSLAAMGIRQQLRREMLAEEMRVLYVALTRAREKLVLVGTAKDVSKSIISWGRQGDGERLLDEDLIQAKGYLDWVGRALLRHPLAGPLRAYPRERGSGDEVSVRTVLDDSLWSFAFHRADELAKEAEELAGEQSAWERITRREPVPERPFDEQIAGLIESRLSWSYPHQAASQIMTKWTVSELKRREQAVSRGYPLHLPTIVEKPRFLLEEGPQTLSAAERGTVTHLIMQSLDLKRPLDEQDIREQLSSLLACRFLTEEQAQAVEIGQIVHFFASPLGERMKRAGVVHRELPFTLALPASAVEPELEHADGAQIIVQGVIDCLLEEEGDRLTLLDFKTDRVAAEQTEWVTTEMTNRYGEQMRLYRQAVEQIVGKKVSESYLYLLAGGYALAF
- the addB gene encoding helicase-exonuclease AddAB subunit AddB; this translates as MTVQFVLGRAGTGKTQTILNQIKSRLTQSALGSPMILLVPEQASFQAEYTLATIPGLGGVIGTQVLSFGRLAHRLLQEMGDLTLVPVDELGKQMVLRLMLERYREELQVFKRAASQPGFTAQLGRLISECKSYGVSFTHTENVDWGSGTLNQKIHDLRLIMNAYEAHLAQGYWDADDILNRIAVMVKDSAYIAQAEVYIDGFSGFTNQELRVIEQLMIHAKQVTIALCLDPAERNDSPDELGLFHPTLRTYQNLEKMAKEAGVEVRLPILLTEGRRFASSPWLRQLEQQYFAWGDPGMPPASGRTDEVSLLSAANRRAEVEAVALQILELARKEGYRWGEMAILLRELGTYADELSTVFTDYGIPFFLDQKRSVMHHPLMELIRSALEVVVGKWRYEAVFRCLKTDLITPVERDEQSGESERGLLKRVRRDIDLLENYVLAHGVFGSYWMDDKPWRFGGEQKAAEDQAIDVMRKIYSAPLLQLQLELSQAESKDVRSLTTALYRFLVHLDVPGKLEKWQQKAEGSGELEDAQMHGQVWNGLMKLFDQIVEVMGEEQMDLTTFAGVLDSGLESIELGLVPPALDQVLVGSMERSRQPDVRALFLLGVNEGVIPLRPKEDGVLDEAERERLAELGLELAPTAKQRLMAEPFLLYQAMSRPSERLYLSCALADEEGKALLPSSVFTRVREVLPDASYRFFYNEPSGNAEEDLFLLGTPRRVFRHLLTLVREMKQSGNLPVFWWEVYDWFLRHSPSSGREAWLLSGLRYTNRPSLLDKNTSQALYGTELKMSVSRLERFQTCPFSHFSSHGLRLKERQLYKLERFDVGELFHASLKRAVEKMNEDNLEWGRLTEENSMQLARDVVDELVPATRSSILTRTARYRYLAGKLKRAVGRAIYVLGEHAKRSRFAPVGLEIAFGPGGELPGLDLRLTNGVHVQLIGRIDRVDQSLDGEVPYLRVIDYKSSPKQLVLSDVFNGLNLQLLVYLDVVVTHAEEWLGKKAEMAGVFYYQVADPFVTAKRLLSSEEAAKERAKKLRMKGLMLADPELARMMDAQVEQGASELLPFELKKDGSLSSRSSVATADQFQALQGFVRDTVKELSTRMTDGDIQISPYVSGTLTACERCAYQAVCQFDPEGDANSLRQLPKWNSKEVWGKIENGSCQTGGGMSDGGASTATTTSAEQA
- a CDS encoding YcdB/YcdC domain-containing protein; amino-acid sequence: MKRYKSAAKTYTILAVLAGMTVAAPLQAMAKQAQPAASQPIKVAALTKHTEKVVEEARKMLPYLSQFPHQSIEPGEDGRFVIQLQQAKDVEYPRISLFVDGSTGEWTGFRRNNGGTTPFSTYPLNQAKEKAAAFMKTWYGNDMGGYQFNPSMTTSADTIVFSRVVNGIPFQNDSTSILVDNSGEVIGKTGGLSKGRPQDNYVFPKPEDALSKEQVAKELSRYLQLQYELKEDGPLLRYAFAFSGELDALTGQDAAGGEYRQIIKVQPKGQTPLIRNAAEAASFLAKQGIKTEGASLKEESLAKANRKNYEWWKDEDLIAIIGVNTTDNRLLNFEEYPRMQEGKSSERKITPEQVPALAIKELETYLPQNEKEIILLETPRYEKNGNSYQAEFALVREGIPVREWRNVIVVNAESGKIIKVSLSNPEPKSFPQANQAIKPEQAAASYVEQFPLTLVYELKNATDKEAKLVYKGIDTIRGQRIDAVTGKILDWKE
- a CDS encoding PH domain-containing protein, which encodes MIYRSKIDAWLAAVVVGTMLPMCGLGLWLMFLGGGRSIGERIVPAILLVALSLFFLWMFFSTRYLLAERELIIHYGPFKKIVPLASIKAVRKTSSLLSSPALSLKRLEISYGVGEMVLISPKDRDEFMEILQQKSQRNLIE
- a CDS encoding DUF4901 domain-containing protein; amino-acid sequence: MSLPDEEKIEQYLRRYRTTVPVPRTEWVRVGEEQLARQARKVARIERVRKVTAYSVCTASAILLSVWIQGGTLQIQTGEDTVTTAERPHIAATIPQPEGLSTIPVQEVSSGSGQPGEGQLPKEGIAPGENPLFPKSGKGIGKEHPNPAGVVAAAEGTKQGNQNVMVEQAEQYLREKLGEDSKEYRFNPARSRLGEGIVAFSQILHGISLDESSLIVTVDKANQPVGLELHPLGASEPQTPPLTSSKQALINPADAAQKLADSLRLVYVAGEKNALRYQPLQVDAVDARTGALNANPAVETHAVEPKGKRLYAGDAQGAALLLREEFGLEMQAGLKPFILINGANKEYVWEWDGGHTARILLDGEGNLLSFTRKLSAASVSKGHVMGEEEAKRIAVSHLSRYLPAGIEQLASVTVSQDQQQTLFRFYRLHQGIPVVNHVYDVTVDTNRGIVTGLAGPFGKSMPQLPKAEGILSLDEAKKAFAAHVQLEPVYRTGKQEEQSDTGMQLVYPYPQQNEKPLSIDAKSGALIYP
- a CDS encoding RNA polymerase sigma factor → MTEDLEQRIRDIYQTYYEDVYSFLYYFTGRREDAEDMTQEVFTRLLKALPRYDGRVSMRTWLFSIARYAAIDQYRKQKLFSLFSKNELEDMKSCEGLPEQSLESKEEMRMVNEALQKLKPHYRMVVILRGVREHSIKETAELLNITEAKVRVDYHRALKMLQKSLGDEKGGVFGEFAR